From the Theobroma cacao cultivar B97-61/B2 chromosome 2, Criollo_cocoa_genome_V2, whole genome shotgun sequence genome, one window contains:
- the LOC18609131 gene encoding putative zinc finger protein At1g68190 isoform X2, producing the protein MEKICEFCTTSGPVVYCKADAAHLCLSCDAKVHSANTLSNRHLRTLLCDSCRYRPSYVRCLDHQMFMCRGCDRTFHDASSQHQRLAVSSYLGCPSAKDFAALWGFELNELENNAIQDHSLSNSCVSVNPNAVKLDDLGQSCSQIGVSSSKSCVTQAPAAGCNVGSNSQQTKVINKGQQQQNTAFILQQILDLKKLQLTERDGHLPFIGGQEQADTSSSICNFSQNLDSNRVQDIGINLHQSNNPIHEQNADPLPLSFSHLENLASSSTSGIPLYGESFWQSKSPIRGSQLWSQNMQDLGVCEDIFCQDDFNMPDIELTFPNFEDLFGADQDPIRALLGNKDVCCSSVDKDMSFNKSDIVNARPVEDASVASSIYINQSAHTENNMDPSNHIHNFQRASDSPRPIRPSYSTMSFSVSRFSAESSGIDCPDSELSPITQGEALCFSPGLGSLHSEARENAMMRYKEKKKARLSIIYD; encoded by the exons ATGGAGAAAATCTGTGAATTCTGCACAACTTCAGGACCAGTTGTTTATTGCAAGGCTGATGCAGCGCATCTGTGCCTTTCCTGTGATGCAAAGGTCCATTCAGCCAATACACTTTCCAACAGGCATCTTCGTACCCTCCTATGTGACTCATGCAGATACCGCCCATCTTATGTTCGGTGTTTGGATCACCAGATGTTCATGTGTCGTGGTTGTGACCGAACTTTCCATGATGCTTCTTCCCAGCACCAGAGACTTGCAGTTAGTAGTTATTTGGGGTGCCCTTCAGCTAAGGATTTTGCAGCATTGTGgggttttgaattgaatgagCTGGAAAACAATGCTATTCAAGATCACTCTTTATCCAATTCATGTGTTTCTGTGAATCCCAATGCGGTCAAACTGGATGATTTAGGACAGTCTTGTTCCCAAATTGGAGTTTCTTCAAGTAAATCCTGTGTGACTCAAGCCCCTGCTGCAGGATGTAATGTTGGATCAAACAGTCAACAAACCAAG GTTATTAACAAAGGTCAACAGCAGCAAAACACTGCCTTTATTTTGCAACAGATTCTTGACCTGAAAAAGCTTCAGCTCACTGAGAGAGATGGTCATTTGCCTTTTATTGGTGGCCAAGAACAAGCTGACACATCTTCTTCAATATGCAACTTTTCACAAAACCTTGATAGTAATCGAGTCCAGGACATTGGCATCAATCTCCACCAAAGTAACAATCCAATCCACGAGCAGAATGCAGATCCTCTGCCCTTGTCATTTTCTCATCTGGAGAATTTAGCATCATCTTCAACTTCTGGGATTCCTTTGTATGGAGAATCTTTTTGGCAAAGCAAAAGTCCGATTCGTGGTAGTCAG TTGTGGTCTCAAAATATGCAAGACCTTGGAGTTTGTGAAGACATTTTTTGCCAAGATGATTTTAACATGCCTGATATAGAATTAACATTCCCCAATTTTGAAGACCTTTTTGGTGCTGATCAAGATCCAATCCGGGCACTGCTTGGTAATAAAGATGTTTGTTGCTCATCTGTGGACAAGGATATGTCCTTCAACAAATCAGATATTGTTAATGCAAGACCAGTGGAG GATGCTTCTGTGGCCTCATCTATTTACATCAATCAGTCTGCTCATACAGAAAATAATATGGATCCTTCTAACCACATTCATAACTTCCAGAGGGCTAGTGATTCTCCTCGCCCGATTCGACCATCTTATTCAACAATGTCCTTCTCTGTTTCAAGGTTTAGTGCTGAAAGCAGTGGTATTGACTGCCCTGATAGTGAACTTTCACCCATTACACAGGGGGAAGCATTATGCTTTTCACCTGGCTTAGGCAGCTTGCATTCAGAAGCCAGAGAAAATGCCATGATGAGGtacaaagagaagaagaaggcCCGACT AAGCATCATCTATGATTAG
- the LOC18609129 gene encoding zinc finger CCCH domain-containing protein 15 isoform X3, with the protein MQNDKGSAVYGDLAAKQSHDLQSDDIYSSSTTSSSAAAASLFGLYHPRLLMQQHQDMINRHNLCLTRLRDAGKEAEALRHENTALRSVNRDLNKQLSALIQASVQNHFASSDYNTTPFELVNALRGLCLGDGGVGEEEVCDESPTSVMEGAVDVERVMLPKSISVRSNGYLKMMSQAGASHRGKTRGPTRPGNATQLSGAKVYVQGGKKEEEPLELEVYNQGMFKTELCNKWQETGACPYGDHCQFAHGIEELRPVIRHPRYKTEVCRMVLAGDVCPYGHRCHFRHALTEQEKFMGQVKPRTR; encoded by the exons ATGCAAAACGACAAAGGCTCAGCTGTATATGGCGACCTCGCAGCCAAACAATCGCACGATCTCCAGAGCGATGACATTTACTCTTCCTCCACCACCTCCTCCTCTGCTGCCGCCGCCTCTCTTTTCGGGCTCTACCATCCCCGCCTCCTCATGCAACAGCACCAAGATATGATCAACCGCCACAACCTCTGCCTCACGCGCCTCCGCGATGCTGGAAAAGAAGCGGAAGCACTCCGCCATGAGAATACCGCTCTGCGATCTGTCAACCGCGACCTCAACAAGCAACTCAGTGCTCTGATTCAAGCCTCTGTGCAGAACCACTTCGCATCGTCGGATTACAACACGACGCCGTTCGAGTTGGTGAATGCGTTGCGAGGGCTTTGTCTCGGCGACGGCGGCGTAGGAGAGGAAGAGGTTTGTGATGAGAGTCCGACGAGCGTGATGGAAGGTGCGGTGGATGTGGAGAGGGTTATGTTGCCGAAGAGCATATCAGTTAGGTCGAACGGATATCTGAAGATGATGAGTCAAGCTGGAGCGAGTCATCGTGGTAAAACTCGAGGGCCAACTAGGCCTGGAAATGCCACTCAACTCAGTGGAGCG AAGGTGTACGTGCAAGGAGGGAAGAAAGAGGAAGAGCCGCTTGAACTGGAGGTGTACAACCAAGGCATGTTCAAGACTGAACTCTGCAACAAATGGCAAGAGACTGGTGCCTGTCCATATGGTGACCACTGTCAATTTGCTCACGGCATTGAAGAGCTCCGCCCGGTAATCCGCCACCCTCGCTACAAGACTGAGGTCTGCAGGATGGTCCTTGCAGGCGATGTCTGTCCCTATGGCCATCGATGCCATTTTCGCCACGCACTTACTGAACAGGAGAAGTTCATGGGCCAGGTCAAGCCTAGGACCAGGTAA
- the LOC18609131 gene encoding putative zinc finger protein At1g68190 isoform X1, whose product MEKICEFCTTSGPVVYCKADAAHLCLSCDAKVHSANTLSNRHLRTLLCDSCRYRPSYVRCLDHQMFMCRGCDRTFHDASSQHQRLAVSSYLGCPSAKDFAALWGFELNELENNAIQDHSLSNSCVSVNPNAVKLDDLGQSCSQIGVSSSKSCVTQAPAAGCNVGSNSQQTKVINKGQQQQNTAFILQQILDLKKLQLTERDGHLPFIGGQEQADTSSSICNFSQNLDSNRVQDIGINLHQSNNPIHEQNADPLPLSFSHLENLASSSTSGIPLYGESFWQSKSPIRGSQLWSQNMQDLGVCEDIFCQDDFNMPDIELTFPNFEDLFGADQDPIRALLGNKDVCCSSVDKDMSFNKSDIVNARPVEDASVASSIYINQSAHTENNMDPSNHIHNFQRASDSPRPIRPSYSTMSFSVSRFSAESSGIDCPDSELSPITQGEALCFSPGLGSLHSEARENAMMRYKEKKKARLHERQIRSASWKARTDVRKMVKGRFPKMEDYDSDNANGTRSY is encoded by the exons ATGGAGAAAATCTGTGAATTCTGCACAACTTCAGGACCAGTTGTTTATTGCAAGGCTGATGCAGCGCATCTGTGCCTTTCCTGTGATGCAAAGGTCCATTCAGCCAATACACTTTCCAACAGGCATCTTCGTACCCTCCTATGTGACTCATGCAGATACCGCCCATCTTATGTTCGGTGTTTGGATCACCAGATGTTCATGTGTCGTGGTTGTGACCGAACTTTCCATGATGCTTCTTCCCAGCACCAGAGACTTGCAGTTAGTAGTTATTTGGGGTGCCCTTCAGCTAAGGATTTTGCAGCATTGTGgggttttgaattgaatgagCTGGAAAACAATGCTATTCAAGATCACTCTTTATCCAATTCATGTGTTTCTGTGAATCCCAATGCGGTCAAACTGGATGATTTAGGACAGTCTTGTTCCCAAATTGGAGTTTCTTCAAGTAAATCCTGTGTGACTCAAGCCCCTGCTGCAGGATGTAATGTTGGATCAAACAGTCAACAAACCAAG GTTATTAACAAAGGTCAACAGCAGCAAAACACTGCCTTTATTTTGCAACAGATTCTTGACCTGAAAAAGCTTCAGCTCACTGAGAGAGATGGTCATTTGCCTTTTATTGGTGGCCAAGAACAAGCTGACACATCTTCTTCAATATGCAACTTTTCACAAAACCTTGATAGTAATCGAGTCCAGGACATTGGCATCAATCTCCACCAAAGTAACAATCCAATCCACGAGCAGAATGCAGATCCTCTGCCCTTGTCATTTTCTCATCTGGAGAATTTAGCATCATCTTCAACTTCTGGGATTCCTTTGTATGGAGAATCTTTTTGGCAAAGCAAAAGTCCGATTCGTGGTAGTCAG TTGTGGTCTCAAAATATGCAAGACCTTGGAGTTTGTGAAGACATTTTTTGCCAAGATGATTTTAACATGCCTGATATAGAATTAACATTCCCCAATTTTGAAGACCTTTTTGGTGCTGATCAAGATCCAATCCGGGCACTGCTTGGTAATAAAGATGTTTGTTGCTCATCTGTGGACAAGGATATGTCCTTCAACAAATCAGATATTGTTAATGCAAGACCAGTGGAG GATGCTTCTGTGGCCTCATCTATTTACATCAATCAGTCTGCTCATACAGAAAATAATATGGATCCTTCTAACCACATTCATAACTTCCAGAGGGCTAGTGATTCTCCTCGCCCGATTCGACCATCTTATTCAACAATGTCCTTCTCTGTTTCAAGGTTTAGTGCTGAAAGCAGTGGTATTGACTGCCCTGATAGTGAACTTTCACCCATTACACAGGGGGAAGCATTATGCTTTTCACCTGGCTTAGGCAGCTTGCATTCAGAAGCCAGAGAAAATGCCATGATGAGGtacaaagagaagaagaaggcCCGACT GCATGAAAGACAAATTCGTTCTGCATCTTGGAAAGCTAGAACTGATGTACGGAAGATGGTAAAAGGACGATTTCCTAAGATGGAGGACTATGATTCTGATAATGCCAATGGGAcaaggagttattaa
- the LOC18609129 gene encoding zinc finger CCCH domain-containing protein 15 isoform X2, producing MQNDKGSAVYGDLAAKQSHDLQSDDIYSSSTTSSSAAAASLFGLYHPRLLMQQHQDMINRHNLCLTRLRDAGKEAEALRHENTALRSVNRDLNKQLSALIQASVQNHFASSDYNTTPFELVNALRGLCLGDGGVGEEEVCDESPTSVMEGAVDVERVMLPKSISVRSNGYLKMMSQAGASHRGKTRGPTRPGNATQLSGAQKVYVQGGKKEEEPLELEVYNQGMFKTELCNKWQETGACPYGDHCQFAHGIEELRPVIRHPRYKTEVCRMVLAGDVCPYGHRCHFRHALTEQEKFMGQVKPRTR from the exons ATGCAAAACGACAAAGGCTCAGCTGTATATGGCGACCTCGCAGCCAAACAATCGCACGATCTCCAGAGCGATGACATTTACTCTTCCTCCACCACCTCCTCCTCTGCTGCCGCCGCCTCTCTTTTCGGGCTCTACCATCCCCGCCTCCTCATGCAACAGCACCAAGATATGATCAACCGCCACAACCTCTGCCTCACGCGCCTCCGCGATGCTGGAAAAGAAGCGGAAGCACTCCGCCATGAGAATACCGCTCTGCGATCTGTCAACCGCGACCTCAACAAGCAACTCAGTGCTCTGATTCAAGCCTCTGTGCAGAACCACTTCGCATCGTCGGATTACAACACGACGCCGTTCGAGTTGGTGAATGCGTTGCGAGGGCTTTGTCTCGGCGACGGCGGCGTAGGAGAGGAAGAGGTTTGTGATGAGAGTCCGACGAGCGTGATGGAAGGTGCGGTGGATGTGGAGAGGGTTATGTTGCCGAAGAGCATATCAGTTAGGTCGAACGGATATCTGAAGATGATGAGTCAAGCTGGAGCGAGTCATCGTGGTAAAACTCGAGGGCCAACTAGGCCTGGAAATGCCACTCAACTCAGTGGAGCG CAGAAGGTGTACGTGCAAGGAGGGAAGAAAGAGGAAGAGCCGCTTGAACTGGAGGTGTACAACCAAGGCATGTTCAAGACTGAACTCTGCAACAAATGGCAAGAGACTGGTGCCTGTCCATATGGTGACCACTGTCAATTTGCTCACGGCATTGAAGAGCTCCGCCCGGTAATCCGCCACCCTCGCTACAAGACTGAGGTCTGCAGGATGGTCCTTGCAGGCGATGTCTGTCCCTATGGCCATCGATGCCATTTTCGCCACGCACTTACTGAACAGGAGAAGTTCATGGGCCAGGTCAAGCCTAGGACCAGGTAA
- the LOC18609129 gene encoding zinc finger CCCH domain-containing protein 15 isoform X1 has product MQNDKGSAVYGDLAAKQSHDLQSDDIYSSSTTSSSAAAASLFGLYHPRLLMQQHQDMINRHNLCLTRLRDAGKEAEALRHENTALRSVNRDLNKQLSALIQASVQNHFASSDYNTTPFELVNALRGLCLGDGGVGEEEVCDESPTSVMEGAVDVERVMLPKSISVRSNGYLKMMSQAGASHRGKTRGPTRPGNATQLSGAVNVQQKVYVQGGKKEEEPLELEVYNQGMFKTELCNKWQETGACPYGDHCQFAHGIEELRPVIRHPRYKTEVCRMVLAGDVCPYGHRCHFRHALTEQEKFMGQVKPRTR; this is encoded by the exons ATGCAAAACGACAAAGGCTCAGCTGTATATGGCGACCTCGCAGCCAAACAATCGCACGATCTCCAGAGCGATGACATTTACTCTTCCTCCACCACCTCCTCCTCTGCTGCCGCCGCCTCTCTTTTCGGGCTCTACCATCCCCGCCTCCTCATGCAACAGCACCAAGATATGATCAACCGCCACAACCTCTGCCTCACGCGCCTCCGCGATGCTGGAAAAGAAGCGGAAGCACTCCGCCATGAGAATACCGCTCTGCGATCTGTCAACCGCGACCTCAACAAGCAACTCAGTGCTCTGATTCAAGCCTCTGTGCAGAACCACTTCGCATCGTCGGATTACAACACGACGCCGTTCGAGTTGGTGAATGCGTTGCGAGGGCTTTGTCTCGGCGACGGCGGCGTAGGAGAGGAAGAGGTTTGTGATGAGAGTCCGACGAGCGTGATGGAAGGTGCGGTGGATGTGGAGAGGGTTATGTTGCCGAAGAGCATATCAGTTAGGTCGAACGGATATCTGAAGATGATGAGTCAAGCTGGAGCGAGTCATCGTGGTAAAACTCGAGGGCCAACTAGGCCTGGAAATGCCACTCAACTCAGTGGAGCG GTGAATGTGCAGCAGAAGGTGTACGTGCAAGGAGGGAAGAAAGAGGAAGAGCCGCTTGAACTGGAGGTGTACAACCAAGGCATGTTCAAGACTGAACTCTGCAACAAATGGCAAGAGACTGGTGCCTGTCCATATGGTGACCACTGTCAATTTGCTCACGGCATTGAAGAGCTCCGCCCGGTAATCCGCCACCCTCGCTACAAGACTGAGGTCTGCAGGATGGTCCTTGCAGGCGATGTCTGTCCCTATGGCCATCGATGCCATTTTCGCCACGCACTTACTGAACAGGAGAAGTTCATGGGCCAGGTCAAGCCTAGGACCAGGTAA